Proteins encoded together in one Papaver somniferum cultivar HN1 unplaced genomic scaffold, ASM357369v1 unplaced-scaffold_21, whole genome shotgun sequence window:
- the LOC113339444 gene encoding uncharacterized protein LOC113339444, with protein MYTVACFYTSKEIIYKKVIGVLRKCWEGLIFTVFWGFFMGAIYTPAALVLLLRFFKGVEDLKVYSDPYFTGFFYMLGVWSVAIVVMELEKDYGIKALAKSVRLIFSKIWTSCAAYGSLEITFTGIILPSCYPVVYGNKMNLVGKLFVVIGCNLLTIIWIYFSLVRFTVVYLVCKSYHNEDISTATTHATVVPTVPLVSEKEVQLERVPV; from the coding sequence ATGTATACCGTTGCTTGTTTCTATACCTCCAAAGAGATCATTTATAAGAAAGTCATTGGTGTTCTTCGCAAGTGCTGGGAGGGACTTATTTTCACAGTCTTTTGGGGTTTCTTTATGGGGGCTATATACACCCCTGCGGCACTCGTTTTGTTATTAAGGTTTTTCAAAGGCGTGGAGGATTTGAAAGTATATTCAGATCCTTACTTTACCGGATTCTTTTACATGCTGGGTGTTTGGAGTGTCGCAATAGTAGTTATGGAATTAGAGAAGGATTATGGTATAAAAGCTTTGGCaaagagtgtgagattgattttcAGTAAGATATGGACTTCTTGTGCTGCCTATGGTTCGCTTGAAATCACATTTACTGGTATAATTTTACCTTCTTGTTACCCGGTGGTTTATGGAAACAAAATGAATCTGGTGGGTAAATTATTTGTGGTAATTGGTTGTAATTTGTTGACTATTATTTGGATTTATTTCTCGCTTGTTCGTTTCACCGTGGTTTACCTCGTCTGCAAATCATACCACAACGAAGACATATCAACTGCTACAACTCATGCAACGGTTGTCCCTACTGTACCTTTGGTTAGTGAAAAAGAGGTTCAATTAGAACGAGTACCGGTTTGA